The following are from one region of the Salvia hispanica cultivar TCC Black 2014 chromosome 1, UniMelb_Shisp_WGS_1.0, whole genome shotgun sequence genome:
- the LOC125200738 gene encoding 26S proteasome non-ATPase regulatory subunit 7 homolog A — translation MDVIKSQQISSRPIDKVVVHPLVLLSIVDHYNRVARDTRKRVVGVLLGSSFKGTVDVTNSYAVPFEEDDRDPSIWFLDHNYHDSMFSMFRRINAKEHVVGWYSTGPKLKENDLNIHGLFNDYVPTPVLVIIDVQPKELGIPTKAYYAVEEVKENATQKSQKVFVHVPSEIAAHEVEEIGVEHLLRDVKDTTISTLATEVTGKLAALKGLDARLKEIRSYLDLVIEGKLPLNHEILYHLQDVFNLLPNLNVLELVKAFAVKTNDMMLVIYLSSLIRSVIALHNLINNKMLNKEHEKAEDSKPVAVPTAAGS, via the exons ATGGATGTGATCAAATCGCAGCAGATTTCCTCGCGGCCGATCGACAAGGTGGTCGTGCACCCGCTCGTGCTGCTCAGCATCGTCGATCACTACAATCGCGTGGCGCGTGACACCAGGAAGCGCGTCGTCGGCGTTCTGCTCGGGAGCTCCTTCAAGGGCACCGTTGACGTCACCAACAGCTACGCCG TCCCTTTTGAGGAAGATGACAGAGATCCTAGCATCTGGTTTCTCGATCACAATTACCACGATTCAATGTTTTCTATGTTTAGAAGAATAAATG CAAAGGAGCATGTTGTTGGTTGGTATAGCACAGGCCCAAAGCTGAAGGAGAACGACCTTAATATTCATGGACTTTTCAACGA CTATGTTCCCACTCCTGTACTGGTGATCATTGATGTCCAACCAAAAGAGCTCGGAATACCTACAAAAGCATATTATGCTGTTGAGGAAGTTAAGGAG AATGCCACTCAGAAAAGCCAAAAGGTCTTTGTGCATGTTCCTTCAGAAATTGCTGCCCACGAAGTTGAAGAAATTG GAGTGGAACACTTGTTAAGAGATGTGAAAGACACAACTATCAGCACCCTTGCTACAGAG GTGACTGGAAAGCTTGCTGCTTTAAAGGGTTTGGATGCACGTCTGAAAGAGATCCGAAGTTATCTTGATCTGGTTATTGAAGGGAAACTCCCTCTGAATCATGAAATCCTCTACCATCTCCAG GATGTATTCAACCTTCTGCCCAACCTAAATGTGTTGGAACTCGTTAAAGCTTTTGCAG TGAAAACAAATGACATGATGCTGGTCATATATCTGTCATCTCTTATCAGAAGTGTGATTGCTCTCCACAATTTGATCAATAACAAG ATGCTTAACAAAGAACACGAAAAGGCAGAAGACTCGAAGCCAGTTGCTGTGCCTACTGCTGCTGGTAGCTGA
- the LOC125200737 gene encoding BAHD acyltransferase DCR-like, giving the protein MSSSSSLPLVSQCTVFPDRASTLGYLKLSVSDLPMLSCHYIQKGCLFTRPSIPVSELVSRLKRALSTTLSQFPPLAGRLATDSQGYVYITCNDAGAEFSHAYAGDLHVRNLIGFRDVPEDFKQFFPFDLMVSYDGHFRPILAVRVTELADGVFIGCVVNHAVVDGTSFWNFFNRFADLSRGMRRISRATDFSRASILISPVVLRLPEGGPSVTFSTDSPVRERIFRFKRESIQALKSVVNARSSVEISSFQSLCALLWRGVTRARKLPREKMTTFRMAVNCRHRLEPRLEPLYFGNAIQSIPTQATAKEVLGKDLRWCAKQLNTSVLAHDNATVRRYVERWERDPRVFPLGNFDGAMITMGSSPRFPMYENDFGWGRPVAVRSGRANKFDGKISAFPGPNGDGTVDLEVVLAPNTMAHLLSDQEFMQYVSDY; this is encoded by the coding sequence atgagttccTCGTCGTCTCTCCCGCTAGTTTCCCAATGCACGGTCTTCCCCGACCGCGCATCCACTCTCGGCTATCTCAAGCTCTCCGTCTCCGATCTCCCCATGCTTTCCTGCCACTACATTCAAAAAGGCTGCCTATTTACCCGTCCATCGATTCCGGTGTCGGAGCTCGTCTCGCGTTTGAAGCGCGCCCTCTCCACCACGCTCTCTCAATTCCCGCCCCTCGCGGGGCGCCTCGCCACCGATTCCCAGGGGTATGTCTACATAACTTGCAACGACGCGGGGGCGGAATTCTCGCACGCCTACGCCGGCGATCTACACGTCCGGAATTTGATAGGATTCCGCGACGTGCCGGAAGATTTCAAGCAGTTTTTCCCCTTTGATTTGATGGTGAGCTACGATGGCCATTTTCGCCCAATTTTGGCCGTTAGGGTGACGGAGCTTGCCGACGGCGTCTTCATCGGCTGCGTGGTCAATCACGCCGTCGTGGATGGGACTTCGTTCTGGAATTTCTTCAATAGATTTGCGGATCTCAGCCGCGGAATGAGGCGGATTTCTAGGGCGACGGACTTCAGTCGTGCATCGATTTTGATATCTCCGGTGGTGCTCAGGCTGCCGGAGGGTGGCCCGAGCGTCACATTCTCGACCGATTCGCCGGTGAGGGAGAGGATTTTCCGATTCAAGAGAGAATCGATTCAGGCTCTTAAATCCGTAGTTAACGCCCGTAGCTCGGTTGAGATTTCGTCGTTTCAATCGCTCTGCGCGCTGCTCTGGCGCGGGGTCACCCGCGCCAGAAAGCTTCCGAGGGAAAAAATGACGACGTTCCGGATGGCGGTGAACTGCCGCCACCGGCTCGAGCCGAGACTCGAGCCGCTCTACTTCGGGAACGCTATCCAGAGCATCCCGACGCAGGCAACTGCCAAGGAGGTCCTGGGGAAGGACCTCCGCTGGTGCGCCAAGCAGCTGAATACGAGCGTGCTGGCGCATGACAACGCCACCGTGAGGAGGTACGTGGAGAGGTGGGAGCGGGACCCGCGGGTCTTCCCGCTGGGGAACTTCGACGGGGCGATGATCACGATGGGGAGCTCGCCCCGGTTCCCCATGTACGAGAATGATTTCGGGTGGGGCCGGCCCGTTGCGGTCCGGAGCGGCCGCGCCAATAAGTTCGACGGGAAGATTTCGGCCTTTCCAGGCCCCAATGGGGACGGAACCGTGGACTTGGAGGTGGTTTTGGCTCCAAACACTATGGCACACTTACTATCCGACCAGGAATTCATGCAATATGTATCGGATTACTAG